The Heliomicrobium gestii genomic sequence CGTCCCAAAGCGTGTATGGAGCCTATGAGGGTGAAGGGGAATTGTCGATCACATACGGCTACAGCAAAGATGGGCGACCCGATCTCAAGCAGTTCCTTTATGGGCTGGTTGTCGCGGAAGGGGTTCCCGTGGCGGGGAAAGTGATGGACGGGAACCAATCGGACAAGACGTGGAAACGTGATGTGATTGACGAATTGGCCGGCCTCGTCGAGCACCATGTCAGCCAAAAGGTCATGTATATCGCCGACTCCGCGCTGGTGACCTTGGAGAACCTGAAGCGTCTTCATGATGTGCAGATGCTCTTTGTCACGCGCCTTCCGGGAACTTATCAACTGACCAAAACCTTGAAGCAAGCGGAAGAGAAGACAAACGATTGGACGAATGTCGGCGCCATCTCCGACAAACCCGACGCCGCCACGTATCGTTTATGGGAAACGACCGACGAACTGGATGGCCGGACCTATCGCTTCTTTGTCATCCATTCCAGTTCTCTCGCTGGCAAAAGCGGCGGCAAAGCTGCAAAAACACCTCTACGCCTGTGAAGCGGACGCGCAGGCTGAGTTCCTGTCTGCCTATGCCACGGCACTGCATTCGCTCTCGGCGGAGGTGGCGGCGATTCAGCAAGAAAAAACCACCCGTGCACGTGGCCGCCGTTCGGCCGGATTCGTGCCCGAACATGAGACCAAGTGGCAGGTCTGCGTCAGTGTGGGAGACATTGACAAGGCGCGACTGGCCGCCGCGCAGCGAAGAGAAGAGACCTTTATCCTTATGACCAATGACACAACGGAAGATGCCGTGGAGATCCTTCGCCGGTATAAAGGGCAAATCACTGTCGAGGACCGATTCCGCTGGCTCAAAGATCCCGCCGTGGTGGAGCAGATCTGGCTGAAAACGCCGAATCGCATCATGGCCCTGGGTTATGTGTTTCTCATCGGCTTGCTGATCTACAGCCTACTGGAGCGCAGGCTTCGGCAAAACATGGCTCGAGAGACGAAGCCGATCCGGCTCCCCGGAAACCGCTTATCCAAATCACCGACAGCGGCATCGTTTATGCAGCTGTTTTCCGATGTGGTCATCCTGATCAACCCACAGACGGATGGCACCGTTCGTCGTGTCATGCCTCGTCGATTTGACACTCCGGAACTGCGACGTGCAGCCTCGCTAGCAGGGATTGAATTTACGCGGTTTACACTTCCGCCGGAAGTTCAACATTGTAATTCTTAAATCATAGCGGCGATTAAACTTAATTTGAATTCGTTGGCGGAGCACTTTGGAGGCGTCGAAAATGGGTGATAATTAAAGTGTGTGACCCCCCTTTCCAACCATAAAGTGAAGCCCCTTCCATGGTCGTGTTCAACGAATTCTACCATAGGAGGGGCTTTCCTTCACTGTTTGTTTTTTGGGGTGTAGTTAAGTAAACGTTCCCCTAAAATTTTTTAGGTAGAATACCGGTTCCTATCGAGCTCACAGGAATCGGATACATCGGTTTTGTCAGGTAATAATAGCAAAATATGACCTTACTACGAGTGGACAGAAGAACTATGCCTTCTACTGCAATTCATCGACTATCTGATAGTAATTTTTGTTTTCAATTCTTAAAGCATAATGGTCTTCAATAACTATTGCAACTTCTGATTGATTGTCTTTAGTAATCCTTCCTATGCAGCATATAAGCGGATTCTGA encodes the following:
- a CDS encoding IS1634 family transposase yields the protein MDHVTNSDTVDVLSVGGMPIFAEYCRELGIREIVNDMLRWDKEQWSATPGDLMVTMLVNLMASRTPLYLIRKFYENTDLDLIFGPGALLLDALHDRHFGLLLDRMYEANPQHAFDMVSTVSVVRHGIDLRLHSDTTSQSVYGAYEGEGELSITYGYSKDGRPDLKQFLYGLVVAEGVPVAGKVMDGNQSDKTWKRDVIDELAGLVEHHVSQKVMYIADSALVTLENLKRLHDVQMLFVTRLPGTYQLTKTLKQAEEKTNDWTNVGAISDKPDAATYRLWETTDELDGRTYRFFVIHSSSLAGKSGGKAAKTPLRL